Proteins encoded within one genomic window of Streptomyces sp. NBC_00523:
- a CDS encoding MFS transporter, whose protein sequence is MTPTAVRSRAALLASVAGAMLVALDGTVLLVAQPDLRGDLGATVTEVQWTSTAYLLAVAALLVIAGRLGDRYGHRRLLCIGVLGFGAASAGIALAEGIGPVIALRAAQGVSGALLQPATLALLRLAYPADRLGRAVALRTSAIGVAAAAGPVLGGVLVTHWGWRAVFLINIPAALAIAALTLAVRTPAVPPVAHRRFDLTAGVLLAAALAALVHTLAGIPDEGWTGTRTGLGLLLSVLLGAGLVAYERRSAQPVVPSAVTRSVPVMASMALLLTTSGGLFGALFVVTFFLQQGLGLDPLTTGLRCLPLTLLMIAGAPAASAALGRFGPRRTAITGQLCVALAVLGLSRLTPATPWQLTGLVLAVLGAGFTAVMVTATGTVVGDAPPGYAGVVGGLKQTAMNVGPALGIAVAAGLMPLTPSAVTGPEHRLLPVADLALGQALPAVAALAALGLIPASLLPGGRGLARTPARVVGCGDRQ, encoded by the coding sequence GTGACCCCCACCGCCGTACGGTCCCGCGCCGCGCTCCTCGCCTCGGTGGCGGGCGCGATGCTCGTCGCCCTGGACGGCACCGTGCTGCTCGTAGCCCAGCCGGACCTGCGCGGCGACCTCGGGGCGACCGTCACCGAGGTCCAGTGGACGAGCACCGCCTACCTCCTCGCGGTCGCCGCGCTCCTCGTCATCGCCGGGCGGCTCGGGGACCGCTACGGGCACCGGCGGCTGCTCTGCATTGGGGTCCTCGGCTTCGGCGCCGCGTCTGCCGGTATCGCCCTCGCCGAGGGCATCGGCCCCGTGATCGCCCTGCGCGCCGCACAAGGAGTGTCCGGCGCGCTCCTGCAACCGGCGACGCTCGCCCTGCTCAGGCTCGCCTACCCCGCCGACCGGCTCGGCCGCGCCGTCGCCCTCCGGACCAGCGCCATCGGGGTGGCCGCGGCGGCCGGTCCGGTGCTCGGCGGAGTCCTCGTCACGCACTGGGGCTGGCGGGCCGTCTTCCTGATCAACATCCCGGCCGCCCTGGCCATCGCCGCGCTCACCCTCGCCGTGCGGACCCCGGCCGTGCCGCCCGTCGCGCACCGGCGGTTCGACCTCACCGCCGGGGTCCTCCTCGCCGCCGCGCTCGCCGCCCTCGTCCACACCCTGGCCGGGATACCCGACGAGGGATGGACCGGCACCCGGACGGGACTCGGGCTGCTGCTGAGCGTGCTCCTCGGGGCGGGGCTCGTCGCGTACGAACGCCGCAGCGCCCAGCCGGTCGTGCCGTCGGCGGTGACGCGCTCGGTGCCCGTGATGGCGTCCATGGCGCTGCTCCTCACCACCTCCGGCGGCCTGTTCGGCGCGCTGTTCGTCGTCACGTTCTTCCTGCAGCAGGGGCTCGGCCTCGATCCGCTCACCACCGGGCTGCGCTGCCTGCCGCTGACCCTGCTCATGATCGCCGGAGCGCCCGCGGCCTCGGCCGCGCTCGGCCGGTTCGGGCCGCGCCGCACCGCGATCACCGGCCAGCTGTGCGTCGCCCTCGCCGTCCTCGGCCTTTCCCGGCTGACCCCGGCGACCCCCTGGCAGCTGACGGGCCTCGTCCTCGCGGTGCTGGGCGCGGGCTTCACCGCCGTCATGGTCACCGCCACCGGGACCGTCGTCGGGGACGCCCCGCCCGGGTACGCCGGAGTGGTCGGCGGCCTCAAACAGACCGCCATGAACGTCGGCCCCGCCCTCGGGATCGCCGTGGCCGCCGGACTGATGCCGCTCACCCCGTCGGCCGTCACCGGCCCGGAGCACCGGCTCCTCCCCGTAGCGGATCTCGCGCTGGGCCAGGCACTGCCCGCGGTGGCGGCGCTCGCCGCGCTCGGGCTCATTCCGGCGTCGCTGCTGCCCGGGGGCCGAGGTCTCGCTCGAACGCCCGCTCGCGTCGTGGGGTGCGGCGACCGCCAGTAG
- a CDS encoding TetR/AcrR family transcriptional regulator yields MRERLIDAGVDLVMTEGSASLGLREIARRAGVSHGAPRRYFPTHHALLSAIARRGFTELAARFAAAAEGAGTPREQLRGLAGAFLDYAGECGGMFELMFRHDLLDSEAHASDTDAETPGGPRLRESTLPLFARLVELVTQDRAHRTETGSGPSYDSAPPPALTAAALWTNLHGIAVLRASGSLQLAFPGAGEGPDPLLTAVLDAHLGRVDA; encoded by the coding sequence CTGCGGGAACGCCTGATCGACGCTGGTGTCGACCTCGTCATGACCGAGGGGTCCGCGTCGCTCGGCCTGCGCGAGATCGCCCGCCGCGCCGGGGTCTCCCATGGCGCCCCGCGCCGCTATTTCCCCACCCACCACGCCCTGCTCTCGGCCATCGCCCGGCGCGGCTTCACCGAGCTCGCCGCCCGGTTCGCGGCGGCGGCCGAAGGGGCCGGGACACCGCGAGAGCAGCTGCGGGGCCTCGCCGGAGCCTTCCTGGACTACGCGGGGGAGTGCGGCGGCATGTTCGAGCTGATGTTCCGCCACGACCTGCTCGACAGCGAGGCCCATGCGAGTGACACGGACGCGGAGACGCCCGGCGGGCCGCGTCTGCGCGAGTCGACCCTTCCGCTGTTCGCGCGGCTCGTCGAACTCGTCACCCAGGACCGCGCCCACCGCACGGAGACCGGCAGCGGACCCTCGTACGACTCCGCCCCGCCCCCCGCCCTGACCGCGGCCGCCCTGTGGACCAACCTGCACGGCATCGCCGTGCTCCGGGCGAGCGGCAGCCTCCAACTGGCCTTTCCCGGCGCGGGCGAGGGACCCGACCCGCTCCTCACCGCGGTGCTCGACGCCCACCTCGGCCGGGTGGACGCGTGA
- a CDS encoding lipid II:glycine glycyltransferase FemX, with product MDLRLRTISRDEHLAYIGTLPSASHMQVPSWGEVKPDWRAESLGWFDGAGRITGTALVLYRPLPKVKRHLAYLPEGPVIDWYDDDLDRWLNPLLDHLKGQGAFTVKMGPPVVARRWDAATVKEAIADPGAHRLGEVAPTEQDPRALTLTDRLRAMGWQRSGGDGEDGFAAGQPRHVFQLPLAGRSPDDLLAGFNQLWRRNVKKAEKAGVKVVQGDYADLDTFYALYTETAERDRFIPRPLAYFQRMWKALTAEHPDRMRLYLAAHDGEVLAAATMLTVGGHVWYSYGASTSRRREVQPNNAIQWQMIRDAHAMGAHVYDFRGTTDTLDESNHLLGLLRFKVGTGGQAAEYVGEWDYPLNKVLHKAFSLYMARR from the coding sequence ATGGACCTCCGCCTGAGGACGATCAGCCGGGACGAGCACCTGGCGTACATCGGCACTCTGCCGTCCGCGAGCCACATGCAGGTCCCCTCCTGGGGCGAGGTGAAGCCCGACTGGCGGGCGGAGAGCCTGGGCTGGTTCGACGGCGCGGGCAGGATCACCGGCACCGCCCTGGTCCTGTACCGGCCGCTGCCGAAGGTCAAGCGCCACCTCGCCTACCTCCCCGAGGGCCCCGTCATCGACTGGTACGACGACGACCTCGACCGGTGGTTGAACCCGCTCCTGGACCACCTCAAGGGGCAGGGCGCGTTCACCGTGAAGATGGGCCCGCCCGTCGTCGCCCGCCGCTGGGACGCGGCCACCGTCAAGGAGGCCATCGCCGACCCCGGCGCCCACCGCCTCGGCGAGGTCGCGCCCACCGAACAGGACCCCCGCGCCCTCACGCTGACGGACCGTCTGCGAGCCATGGGCTGGCAGCGCTCCGGGGGCGACGGCGAGGACGGATTCGCCGCCGGCCAGCCGCGTCACGTCTTCCAGCTGCCCCTGGCCGGCCGCTCGCCCGACGACCTCCTGGCCGGCTTCAACCAGCTGTGGCGGCGCAACGTCAAGAAGGCCGAGAAGGCCGGCGTCAAGGTCGTCCAGGGCGACTACGCCGACCTCGACACCTTCTACGCGCTCTACACCGAGACCGCCGAACGCGACCGGTTCATCCCCCGCCCCCTGGCGTACTTCCAGCGCATGTGGAAGGCGCTCACCGCCGAGCACCCCGACCGGATGCGGCTCTACCTCGCCGCGCACGACGGCGAGGTGCTGGCCGCCGCCACCATGCTCACCGTCGGCGGGCACGTCTGGTACTCGTACGGTGCGTCCACCAGCCGCAGGCGCGAGGTCCAGCCCAACAACGCCATCCAGTGGCAGATGATCCGCGACGCCCACGCCATGGGCGCGCACGTCTACGACTTCCGGGGCACCACCGACACCCTGGACGAGTCCAACCACCTGCTCGGGCTGCTCCGCTTCAAGGTCGGCACCGGGGGCCAGGCCGCCGAGTACGTCGGCGAGTGGGACTACCCGCTCAACAAGGTCCTGCACAAGGCGTTCAGCCTCTATATGGCGCGGCGTTAG
- a CDS encoding gas vesicle protein GvpO, with protein MADQRRSQAGTTKTATTRRTPSARGPEHAARAAIQSLEGLIDHRAEGVSAVRRADDGWCVVVDVLEVPRIPDTTSLLASYEVQLDRSGELLEYRRVRRYRRGAADE; from the coding sequence ATGGCAGATCAGCGGCGCTCCCAGGCCGGAACCACGAAAACGGCGACCACGCGGCGTACCCCGTCCGCGCGGGGCCCCGAGCACGCGGCCCGCGCTGCCATCCAGAGCCTGGAGGGTCTGATCGACCACCGCGCGGAAGGCGTGTCCGCCGTGCGGCGCGCCGACGACGGCTGGTGCGTAGTCGTGGACGTTCTCGAAGTGCCCCGGATTCCGGACACCACGAGCCTCCTGGCCTCCTACGAGGTGCAGCTCGACCGGTCCGGCGAGCTCCTGGAGTACCGCAGGGTCCGCCGGTACCGCCGGGGCGCCGCCGACGAGTGA